DNA sequence from the Alteribacter lacisalsi genome:
CCTTCATATGCATTCCACCTATTCAGACGGGGGATACGACCCTGAAGCACTGATGCAGAAATGTGCCGACGGAGGGCTGACGATGGTGTCTCTTACGGATCATGACACGACAGGGGGGCTTGTGGCCGCCCGGAAGTATGCTGATCAGCACGGAATCCGTTTCGTTTCAGGGATTGAACTGAGCACCAGATCGAAAAGCGGCAGAAGCGTGGACATTCTCGGCTACAACTTTGATGCGGAGGACCCGGAATTTCAGGAAACGATCGCCTACTACAGAAGGATGCGCAAAGGCCGTATGGCTGAAATGATTGAGAAATGCCGAAGCCTCGGAATCAACGTGGAATGGTCGGATGTTCTTGTCCATGTAACAGGTCATACGTACTCGAGGCCCCATATGGCAAAAGCACTCGTTGATAAAGGCTACGCAGAAAATGTGTCAGACGCTTTTAAGCGGTATGTAGGATATGGAAAGCCGCTCTACGTCCAAAAAAAAGAAGAGCTCTCGCCTGAGCAGGCGATTGATGTGATCCAGAGTGC
Encoded proteins:
- a CDS encoding PHP domain-containing protein, whose product is MKADLHMHSTYSDGGYDPEALMQKCADGGLTMVSLTDHDTTGGLVAARKYADQHGIRFVSGIELSTRSKSGRSVDILGYNFDAEDPEFQETIAYYRRMRKGRMAEMIEKCRSLGINVEWSDVLVHVTGHTYSRPHMAKALVDKGYAENVSDAFKRYVGYGKPLYVQKKEELSPEQAIDVIQSAGGVAIVAHPVFYNLDDEIAEWAVYNGLDGIEVYHRDHSKETIARFCRLADRIEEKTGRTILRTGGSDFHHESFGRDGEEIGITKLPHKEADQFLSAIRTR